A portion of the Sphingobacterium spiritivorum genome contains these proteins:
- a CDS encoding TonB dependent receptor, translated as MKNLYRLLLIIPLIIGISQHTFAQINISGKIRNSSDSPVSSAVVTLYQGKGAGKMITAGATDENGEFQLTSDKGSYLLKVTFLQELLYQKEITVEKQLDLGLITVEKDGKSKELAEVEIRKYKPTVVFRNGKLEFSPSVVETGSVLEIMKIAPTVQIQEEQINLLGKTGTEIRINGRKIHMSGEQLTSYLATLSANMLEKLEIVHNPGAEYDADARGGVINIVLKELKEKGINASTYVTQTKSKYANTSLGGNFNMLTGKWQTWGSVGVDKGKNWTYGTNDIFYTSGLWQDKNEQTTQQKSLSATAGIEFVPDSSNAINASFSYYKGPSTGEEYNQSFIYNVKKILDSTLRTTGTNPQDYSNFSYNVNYVHTFGKSNRKLTFDYAQVSTLFDREQDFTNSVVKGGNDTQTQRFFSGNNQNVAVQTANLAVDLPNKIVNLNVGGKLIFNKNQNETSFYEFVNNNWDASEDKFDNFKYKERIQALYFQGNKTIGKWELQGGLRMEATQTEGSSITNEQITKRNYTKFFPSFSASFNKDENNTFNLSYGKKIQRPEFSWVNPFAWYTNAYEYSHGNPSLQPYFSNDLTFMYVLKQKWTFYASYYSARDIYAEYMKIDTTTGQRESRVDNFVNQDILSLYASTDFNLWKKWKMSPELAFQAHKRGSDLALIDDTSGFNVTAGLYQQIQVLPDNKLVLTLNSSYSSPSNASVLETKARFVQHAGITYQAVKDTLQISINGNDLFKSGAFQYDAYVNDIRRTRYKYSNSQQVSMTVRYNFKKGKKREINRSNANDDEMRRAG; from the coding sequence ATGAAAAATCTCTACCGGTTATTGTTAATAATCCCCTTAATTATAGGCATTTCGCAACACACATTTGCGCAGATTAATATTTCCGGTAAAATCCGGAATTCCAGTGATTCTCCTGTTTCATCGGCTGTAGTAACGTTGTATCAAGGCAAAGGAGCCGGTAAAATGATCACAGCAGGAGCCACAGATGAAAATGGAGAATTCCAGCTTACATCAGATAAGGGTTCTTATTTGCTGAAAGTTACTTTTTTACAAGAGCTTCTTTATCAAAAAGAAATAACAGTCGAAAAACAACTTGATCTGGGCCTGATTACAGTCGAAAAAGATGGTAAATCTAAAGAGCTGGCTGAAGTAGAGATCAGAAAGTACAAACCAACTGTCGTTTTCAGAAACGGGAAATTAGAATTCAGTCCCAGTGTAGTTGAAACGGGTTCGGTACTGGAGATAATGAAGATTGCCCCTACCGTGCAGATACAGGAAGAACAGATCAATCTGCTTGGGAAAACGGGAACAGAAATTCGCATAAACGGCAGAAAAATACATATGAGCGGAGAACAACTGACTTCTTATCTCGCCACTCTTTCAGCTAACATGCTCGAAAAGCTCGAGATAGTACACAATCCGGGAGCAGAATATGATGCGGATGCCAGAGGAGGAGTTATCAATATTGTATTGAAAGAGTTAAAAGAAAAGGGAATTAATGCCTCCACCTACGTGACCCAGACGAAGTCCAAATATGCAAACACTTCATTAGGAGGTAATTTTAATATGTTAACCGGAAAGTGGCAGACATGGGGATCTGTGGGAGTAGATAAAGGAAAAAACTGGACTTACGGCACCAATGACATTTTCTATACTTCAGGACTATGGCAGGACAAAAATGAACAGACAACCCAGCAAAAAAGTCTGTCCGCTACTGCCGGAATCGAGTTTGTACCCGATTCCAGTAATGCCATCAATGCCTCTTTTTCTTATTATAAAGGCCCTTCGACAGGAGAAGAATATAATCAGTCCTTTATCTATAATGTCAAGAAGATACTGGATTCGACACTACGAACTACAGGAACAAATCCTCAGGATTACAGCAACTTTTCCTATAATGTGAATTACGTACATACATTCGGCAAGAGCAACAGAAAACTAACATTTGATTATGCGCAGGTATCTACCTTGTTTGACAGAGAGCAGGATTTCACCAACTCGGTCGTCAAAGGGGGAAACGACACACAAACGCAACGTTTCTTTTCCGGAAACAATCAGAATGTGGCTGTACAGACGGCTAATCTTGCCGTGGATCTTCCTAACAAAATTGTAAATCTGAACGTAGGAGGCAAACTTATCTTCAACAAAAATCAGAATGAGACTTCGTTTTATGAGTTTGTAAATAATAACTGGGATGCAAGTGAAGATAAGTTTGATAATTTCAAGTATAAGGAACGTATTCAGGCCCTTTATTTTCAGGGAAATAAAACTATAGGCAAGTGGGAATTGCAGGGAGGACTTCGTATGGAAGCTACCCAAACAGAAGGCAGCAGCATTACGAATGAACAGATCACAAAAAGGAATTACACGAAATTCTTTCCTTCCTTCAGCGCATCATTCAATAAAGATGAGAACAATACGTTTAATCTGTCTTATGGCAAAAAGATTCAGCGACCTGAATTTTCATGGGTCAATCCGTTTGCCTGGTATACCAATGCATACGAATATTCGCACGGAAACCCTTCCCTGCAACCGTATTTCAGTAATGACCTGACCTTTATGTATGTGCTCAAACAAAAGTGGACATTTTATGCAAGCTATTATTCCGCACGTGATATTTATGCGGAATACATGAAAATCGATACGACAACCGGACAGCGTGAAAGCAGAGTGGACAATTTTGTAAATCAGGATATTCTCAGTCTGTATGCAAGTACTGATTTCAATCTGTGGAAAAAATGGAAAATGTCTCCTGAGTTAGCTTTTCAGGCACATAAAAGAGGTTCAGACCTGGCATTGATTGATGATACTAGCGGCTTTAACGTAACTGCCGGTCTATACCAACAGATTCAGGTATTGCCAGACAACAAACTGGTGCTGACTTTAAATTCATCTTACAGCTCGCCCAGCAATGCCAGTGTATTGGAAACCAAAGCCAGATTTGTACAGCATGCAGGCATCACCTACCAGGCTGTTAAAGATACACTGCAAATTTCTATCAACGGCAATGATCTGTTCAAATCCGGAGCTTTCCAGTATGATGCATATGTTAATGATATTCGCCGCACACGGTACAAATATTCCAATAGCCAACAGGTCAGCATGACGGTCCGCTATAATTTCAAAAAAGGTAAAAAAAGAGAAATAAACAGATCTAATGCAAATGATGATGAAATGCGTCGGGCAGGATAA
- a CDS encoding RrF2 family transcriptional regulator, with product MLSKKTKYAIKALMVLGRNYGKEPMQIVKIADEENIPKKFLEQILLEMRNAGILYSKKGAGGGYSLNKAPEDVFLSQVMRLIDGPIALLPCVSLNFYRSCDECTEEHVCGIRDTFIDVRNAMLQILNDTSIAHLINKEKELNLDIRP from the coding sequence ATGCTTTCTAAGAAAACAAAATACGCAATCAAGGCTTTGATGGTTTTGGGACGAAATTACGGGAAGGAGCCGATGCAAATTGTTAAAATAGCTGATGAAGAAAATATTCCGAAAAAGTTTTTGGAACAGATCTTATTAGAAATGCGAAACGCTGGTATCCTGTACAGTAAAAAAGGTGCTGGTGGCGGATACAGCCTTAACAAAGCTCCGGAAGATGTTTTTCTTTCACAGGTTATGCGTCTTATCGATGGACCTATTGCATTATTACCCTGCGTAAGTCTTAACTTCTATCGTTCCTGTGATGAATGTACAGAAGAACATGTCTGTGGTATACGCGATACTTTTATCGACGTCCGCAATGCTATGCTGCAGATCCTGAATGATACAAGCATCGCACATCTTATCAATAAAGAAAAAGAACTAAATCTGGATATCAGGCCTTAA
- the pafA gene encoding alkaline phosphatase PafA: MKLKKVLILATVGILGLTAQAQNQPERPKLVVGLMVDQMRWDYLYRFADRYGKGGFKRLLDDGFTCQNTYINYIPTYTAIGHSSVYTGSVPSIHGIAGNDWIMEQTGESMYCTQDTSVTGVGTTEKEGKQSPRNLLTSTVTDQLRLASNFKSKVIGIALKDRGGILPAGHFANAAYWFESKSGNWISSNFYMDQLPKWVQDFNNKKLADKYLKQDWNTLYDISTYTSSIADDNVYEGKWAGEDKPTFPHLTSKLMKDEGYELIKTTPYGNQLTLDLAKAAIENEKMGNNPTKNTDFLCVSLSSTDYVGHRYSLSAIEIEDTYLRLDQQLEEFFNYLDKTVGQGNYTLFLTADHGASYNSRYFMDMKGNGGYFFSRQVMKDLDEALNAKFGVTKLVKSLMNYQVHLNYPLIEKSNLDVDKVKEEIIKVLKKEEGVAYVVDVEKGDNMAIPQPIRERIINGYNMKRSGVIQIVLEPQWYDGSPRSTGTTHGTWTPYDSHIPLIFMGWGIKPGVSNRVVNMTDIAPTISSLLHITEPNGNIGKPILEVLGQ; encoded by the coding sequence ATGAAGCTAAAAAAAGTACTAATATTAGCCACTGTCGGAATACTGGGATTGACTGCCCAGGCACAAAATCAACCTGAACGCCCAAAACTGGTGGTCGGGTTAATGGTAGACCAGATGCGCTGGGATTATCTTTACCGCTTTGCTGACCGCTACGGTAAAGGAGGTTTCAAAAGACTGTTAGATGACGGCTTTACCTGCCAGAATACATACATTAATTATATCCCTACTTATACTGCTATCGGGCACAGTTCGGTCTACACCGGAAGTGTACCGTCCATTCACGGTATTGCAGGAAACGACTGGATCATGGAACAGACCGGAGAATCTATGTACTGTACACAAGATACAAGTGTTACAGGTGTAGGAACTACTGAAAAAGAAGGAAAACAGTCTCCACGCAATCTGTTAACATCTACGGTGACAGATCAATTGCGCCTGGCTTCTAATTTCAAATCAAAAGTAATCGGTATTGCTCTCAAAGACAGAGGAGGAATTTTGCCTGCCGGTCATTTTGCAAATGCAGCTTATTGGTTTGAAAGCAAGTCAGGTAACTGGATCAGCAGTAATTTCTATATGGATCAACTGCCAAAATGGGTACAGGATTTTAACAACAAGAAACTGGCCGATAAATACCTGAAACAAGACTGGAATACACTTTATGATATTTCGACCTATACTTCCAGTATTGCTGATGACAATGTATACGAAGGAAAATGGGCAGGCGAGGATAAACCAACATTTCCTCACCTTACTTCCAAGCTGATGAAGGATGAAGGTTATGAGCTGATCAAAACAACTCCATATGGTAACCAGTTGACTCTGGATCTGGCAAAAGCAGCTATTGAGAATGAAAAAATGGGAAATAATCCGACAAAAAACACGGATTTCCTTTGTGTAAGCCTTTCATCCACGGATTATGTAGGTCACCGCTATTCTTTATCTGCTATTGAAATTGAAGATACTTACCTGCGTCTGGATCAACAGCTGGAAGAGTTTTTCAATTATCTGGATAAAACAGTAGGACAGGGTAACTATACTTTATTCCTGACTGCAGATCATGGTGCATCCTATAACTCCCGCTATTTTATGGATATGAAAGGAAATGGAGGTTATTTCTTTTCCCGTCAGGTAATGAAAGATCTGGATGAAGCATTGAATGCAAAATTCGGAGTTACCAAGCTGGTTAAAAGTCTGATGAACTATCAGGTTCACCTGAATTACCCGCTAATCGAAAAATCCAATCTGGATGTCGATAAAGTAAAAGAAGAGATTATCAAAGTATTGAAAAAAGAAGAAGGAGTAGCCTATGTGGTAGATGTGGAAAAAGGAGACAATATGGCGATTCCACAACCTATTCGTGAGCGTATCATCAACGGGTACAACATGAAAAGAAGCGGAGTTATCCAGATTGTACTGGAACCGCAATGGTATGACGGATCTCCGCGCTCTACAGGAACCACGCACGGCACATGGACACCTTATGATTCCCATATTCCGTTGATATTTATGGGATGGGGCATCAAACCGGGTGTTTCAAACAGAGTGGTTAATATGACAGATATTGCGCCGACTATTTCTTCTTTACTGCATATTACTGAACCGAACGGCAATATTGGTAAGCCGATACTGGAGGTATTAGGTCAATAA
- the uvrA gene encoding excinuclease ABC subunit UvrA — MQDSEKNSPKTHILIKGARVNNLKNIDVSLPKNKLVVITGMSGSGKSSLAFDTLYAEGQRRYVESLSSYARQFMGRMNKPEVDYIKGIAPAIAIEQRVITSNPRSTVGTSTEIYDYLKLLFARIGKTFSPVSGKEVTKDTVSSVVDFISKAQDEATVTIFAPLIPLNNRKLKEELSLLLQKGFVRVWYQDKMQKIEQLIDDKNVANKSFKDDEVQIVIDRIRLDQEEETISRLADSVQTAFFEGKGVCTVDIDGAKHFFSDRFELDGITFEEPTPNFFSFNNPYGACRRCEGYGKIIGIDPDLVIPDKSRSVYDGAIAPWRGEKMGEWLQVLIKSALKFDFPIHRAYGDLTPEQQELLWTGNSYFRGLNEFFQELEEQTYKIQYRVMLSRYRGKTDCPDCKGSRLRKDATYVKVADRSITDIVLLPLDQALTFFREIKLTKNEEIVAKRLLAEINNRLQFLCDVGLSYLTLNRLSNSLSGGESQRINLATSLGSSLVGSIYVLDEPSIGLHPRDTQRLIGVLKSLRDIGNTVIVVEHEQEMMEAADYLIDIGPEAGINGGELVFAGTYSQILKDKKSLTGQYLSGTEQIDIPAKRRKWHDSIKIKGARENNLKGIDVAFPLNVFTVVSGVSGSGKTSLVKRILFPALQKAIGNYSGEQTGIFDAIEGDINSIEQVEMVDQNPIGRSSRSNPVTYVKAWDEIRALYANLPVAKAGGLKPAAFSFNVEGGRCDVCQGEGEVKIEMQFMADIVLPCEACGGKRFKPHVLDVLFKDKNVSDILSLSVDEALEFFKDQAKIISKLQPLQDVGLGYVKLGQSSSTLSGGEAQRIKLASFLIKGNNSKKTLFIFDEPTTGLHFHDIKKLLKSFDALIALGNSILVIEHNMEMIKSADWVIDIGPEGGNKGGQLVFEGTPDELAKCKESYTGQYLKNHLNNN, encoded by the coding sequence ATGCAAGATTCTGAAAAAAACAGCCCTAAAACTCATATACTTATAAAAGGAGCACGAGTCAATAACCTCAAAAACATTGATGTCAGTCTTCCGAAAAACAAACTTGTAGTTATTACCGGAATGTCCGGTTCGGGAAAGTCTTCTTTAGCTTTTGACACCCTCTATGCAGAGGGACAACGCCGTTATGTAGAAAGCCTTTCTTCCTATGCCCGTCAGTTTATGGGCAGGATGAATAAACCTGAAGTAGATTATATAAAAGGTATAGCGCCGGCTATTGCTATTGAACAGCGTGTCATTACCAGCAATCCCAGATCTACCGTAGGGACATCTACAGAAATCTATGATTATCTTAAACTCCTTTTTGCCCGTATAGGCAAGACTTTCTCTCCTGTTTCAGGAAAGGAAGTAACTAAAGATACGGTATCAAGCGTTGTAGATTTTATTTCGAAAGCACAGGATGAGGCTACAGTTACCATATTTGCTCCCTTAATCCCGCTGAACAACAGAAAACTAAAGGAGGAGCTCTCTTTACTCTTACAAAAAGGCTTTGTCCGCGTGTGGTATCAGGACAAGATGCAAAAGATAGAGCAGCTTATAGATGATAAAAATGTGGCGAACAAATCCTTCAAAGATGATGAGGTACAAATTGTTATTGATCGCATCCGGTTAGATCAGGAGGAAGAAACCATCAGTCGTCTGGCAGATTCTGTGCAAACTGCTTTTTTCGAAGGAAAAGGAGTCTGTACTGTTGATATAGATGGTGCTAAGCATTTTTTCTCTGATAGATTTGAGCTGGATGGTATTACATTTGAAGAACCCACTCCCAATTTTTTCAGTTTCAATAATCCATATGGAGCCTGTCGCCGTTGCGAAGGTTACGGAAAAATCATAGGTATAGATCCGGATCTGGTGATTCCTGATAAGAGTCGTTCGGTATATGATGGTGCTATCGCACCATGGCGCGGTGAAAAGATGGGAGAATGGTTGCAGGTACTTATCAAATCTGCACTCAAATTCGATTTCCCGATACACCGTGCATATGGGGATCTGACACCTGAGCAGCAAGAATTGCTGTGGACAGGAAACTCTTATTTCCGCGGACTGAATGAGTTCTTTCAGGAACTGGAAGAGCAAACTTACAAAATCCAGTATCGTGTCATGCTATCCCGCTATCGCGGTAAAACAGATTGTCCGGATTGTAAAGGGTCTCGTCTGCGTAAAGATGCAACCTATGTCAAAGTCGCTGATCGTTCGATTACCGACATTGTACTGTTACCATTAGATCAGGCGCTCACTTTTTTCCGGGAGATAAAACTGACAAAAAATGAAGAGATTGTCGCAAAACGGTTATTGGCAGAGATCAATAACAGACTGCAGTTCCTGTGCGATGTAGGACTGAGTTATCTGACTCTTAACCGCTTATCCAATTCTTTATCCGGCGGAGAATCTCAGCGCATCAATCTGGCTACGTCACTTGGAAGCTCATTAGTGGGATCCATCTACGTTCTGGATGAACCTTCCATTGGATTACATCCCCGTGATACGCAACGCCTTATCGGGGTGCTGAAATCACTACGCGACATTGGAAATACGGTGATCGTAGTGGAGCATGAACAGGAAATGATGGAAGCTGCGGACTACCTTATTGATATCGGCCCTGAAGCCGGTATTAACGGGGGAGAATTAGTATTTGCAGGAACCTACTCTCAGATCCTGAAGGATAAAAAAAGTCTGACAGGCCAGTATCTGAGCGGAACAGAGCAAATTGATATTCCAGCAAAAAGAAGAAAATGGCATGATAGCATCAAAATTAAAGGTGCTCGTGAAAATAACCTCAAAGGCATAGATGTTGCCTTCCCTCTCAATGTATTTACCGTTGTTTCGGGGGTGTCTGGTTCGGGAAAAACCTCTTTAGTGAAAAGAATCTTGTTTCCTGCTCTCCAAAAAGCGATAGGTAATTATTCCGGAGAGCAAACAGGTATCTTCGACGCTATTGAAGGTGATATTAACAGTATAGAGCAAGTGGAAATGGTCGATCAGAATCCGATAGGCCGGTCCTCACGATCTAATCCGGTGACGTATGTAAAAGCCTGGGATGAAATTCGTGCCCTGTACGCCAATCTTCCGGTTGCAAAAGCGGGAGGCTTAAAACCTGCTGCATTTTCATTTAACGTAGAAGGCGGACGCTGTGATGTCTGTCAGGGCGAGGGAGAAGTAAAAATCGAAATGCAATTTATGGCGGATATTGTGTTGCCATGTGAAGCATGCGGAGGCAAACGATTCAAACCACATGTCCTGGATGTACTGTTTAAGGACAAAAATGTATCTGACATATTAAGCCTGAGCGTAGATGAAGCCCTTGAATTTTTCAAGGATCAGGCTAAAATCATTTCCAAACTACAACCCCTGCAGGATGTAGGTCTGGGCTATGTAAAACTGGGGCAGTCTTCCAGTACCTTGTCCGGAGGAGAAGCACAGCGAATCAAACTTGCCTCCTTCCTGATCAAAGGGAACAACAGTAAAAAGACTCTTTTTATTTTTGACGAACCGACTACAGGTCTGCATTTCCATGATATCAAAAAATTACTGAAATCTTTCGATGCTTTGATCGCTTTAGGAAACAGTATCCTGGTGATCGAGCACAATATGGAGATGATCAAATCTGCGGACTGGGTTATCGACATCGGTCCTGAAGGAGGAAATAAAGGCGGACAGTTGGTTTTTGAAGGAACTCCGGATGAACTCGCCAAATGCAAGGAATCTTACACAGGACAATACCTAAAGAATCATTTAAACAACAATTAA
- the xseB gene encoding exodeoxyribonuclease VII small subunit, with protein sequence METNYSYTDAFNELQQIVNDISSGSTNIDELSEKIKRAALLIKVCRTKLISTEEEVNQLLANLAPAEAHVSPEEE encoded by the coding sequence ATGGAGACTAACTACAGCTATACAGATGCATTCAACGAACTGCAACAAATTGTCAATGATATCTCTTCAGGAAGCACGAATATTGATGAACTGTCCGAAAAGATCAAACGGGCAGCTCTCCTTATCAAAGTCTGTCGCACCAAACTGATTTCTACAGAAGAAGAAGTAAACCAGCTCCTGGCGAATCTTGCCCCTGCTGAGGCACATGTTAGCCCGGAAGAAGAGTAA
- the xseA gene encoding exodeoxyribonuclease VII large subunit: MPEVIDNKTIFSLLEVTKSIQKTIADRYKSMYWIKAEMNKLNHYTHSGHCYPELVEKKDGKIVAEIRSILWKADYNRININFMKTVREPLREGITMLFQASISYDPMYGLSLKIVDIDPTFALGELEKEKLESIQRLKEEGIYDLNKSLPFPVIPKRIAIISVETSKGLSDFYKIIQQNPWGYRFECTLYPALLQGDKSIPSIIQQLSIVAEHQDKYDVVAIIRGGGGEVGLSSYNNYLLARAIAIFPLPVLTGIGHSTNLTVSEMVAYKNAITPSELADFLLQRFHNFAIPLDRASETIHHYSSLIFEQQAQKLNVFASDIRWTTQHMVQMAKNNIHILEKDLKTGFQQHIKEQLSFLENTEKLLQLADPVHLLQRGFSITKINGQLLTSTVQVKPGDSISTRVQDGEVSSTVHAINTQQYGD, translated from the coding sequence ATGCCAGAGGTTATCGACAATAAAACCATTTTCTCCTTACTGGAAGTAACGAAAAGTATTCAAAAGACTATTGCGGATCGTTACAAGAGTATGTATTGGATTAAAGCGGAGATGAATAAGCTGAATCATTACACGCATTCCGGACATTGTTATCCTGAACTGGTTGAAAAAAAAGATGGTAAAATTGTCGCAGAAATTCGTTCTATCCTCTGGAAGGCGGACTACAACCGGATCAACATAAATTTTATGAAGACGGTACGTGAGCCGCTTCGCGAAGGTATCACGATGCTTTTTCAGGCCAGCATCTCCTACGATCCTATGTATGGATTGAGTCTTAAAATTGTAGATATAGATCCGACTTTCGCACTGGGGGAACTGGAAAAAGAAAAATTGGAGAGCATACAACGTCTTAAAGAAGAGGGAATCTACGATCTGAACAAGTCTCTCCCTTTCCCTGTAATTCCCAAGCGTATAGCTATTATATCTGTAGAAACAAGTAAAGGATTATCCGATTTTTACAAGATCATTCAACAGAATCCCTGGGGATACCGATTCGAATGCACCCTGTATCCTGCCCTGTTACAAGGGGATAAATCTATTCCTTCCATTATTCAACAGCTTAGTATAGTGGCAGAACATCAGGATAAATATGATGTAGTTGCCATAATCCGGGGAGGTGGTGGAGAAGTCGGACTATCCAGCTATAACAATTATCTGCTGGCAAGAGCTATAGCTATATTTCCACTGCCGGTTCTTACGGGTATAGGACATTCAACGAACCTTACAGTAAGTGAAATGGTGGCTTATAAAAATGCTATTACCCCCAGTGAATTAGCTGATTTTCTTCTGCAGAGATTTCATAATTTTGCTATCCCGCTGGACCGCGCCTCCGAAACAATCCACCATTACAGCAGCCTGATATTTGAACAGCAAGCTCAGAAACTGAATGTGTTTGCTTCAGATATCAGATGGACTACGCAACATATGGTCCAGATGGCTAAAAATAATATCCATATTCTGGAAAAGGATCTTAAAACCGGATTTCAGCAACACATAAAGGAGCAACTCTCTTTTCTAGAAAATACAGAAAAGCTGCTGCAGTTAGCTGATCCGGTACATCTGCTGCAACGCGGATTTTCAATAACAAAAATAAACGGGCAATTACTGACTTCAACGGTACAGGTCAAACCGGGAGACAGCATCAGCACACGCGTGCAGGATGGAGAAGTTTCCAGTACAGTACATGCCATTAATACCCAACAATATGGAGACTAA
- a CDS encoding serine hydrolase domain-containing protein, whose amino-acid sequence MKIHKWVIAATVCSFLGTLPLYGQYKSAVKNESVLLLNQEGMIPLKKLDDYKIVIASPSSDKFADFIAQAGRYTEFETKGLEKLDESIKYANTVIVPLQDADITDQFVYQLVQARKNNKKIILAVFGNGSGLTKLNSLTIPILFNTNTDSQTQKNAAMTIFGGISSTAKLDKTYSFYFQKGAGFNTNQTRLQYTEGQNSSLNLNKLTKKIDEIAAEAISKQATPGAVVMIIKDGQVIFEKGYGYHTYDKKTPTTIGNIFDLASVSKIAGTTPVIMRLTEQHVINLDSTIGDYLYQAQATNKKNISLRSVMLHEAGFTPFIPFYRNLKPGDLERRFSASHQVKVADSCYLLNNYYRDVMWPEMLNSPVKPVGNYVYSDISMYVMKEVAEHQTGVPMQDYVQKNFYKPLGMKTAGYLPRDRFAKENIIPTEHDTSFRKVLLQGYVHDQGAAMAGGVAGHAGLFATANDLAIYGQLLLNRGEYGGNRYFKGETVDLFTSKQSATSRRGLGFDRWDPNPKNEYPSKGANSSVYGHTGYTGTCIWIDPSNQLIYIFLSNRVHPQVSSKLLDLNIRSRIQDAIYETLDEVKK is encoded by the coding sequence ATGAAAATCCATAAATGGGTAATCGCAGCAACTGTTTGTAGTTTTTTGGGAACACTTCCTCTGTACGGACAGTATAAATCTGCTGTCAAAAATGAGAGTGTGTTGCTCCTTAATCAGGAGGGAATGATTCCTCTTAAAAAGCTGGATGACTATAAAATTGTTATTGCCAGCCCTTCTTCAGATAAATTTGCGGATTTTATTGCTCAGGCCGGACGTTACACCGAATTTGAAACAAAGGGGCTGGAAAAACTGGATGAGAGTATTAAGTATGCGAATACGGTTATTGTTCCATTACAAGATGCGGATATCACGGATCAATTCGTCTACCAGCTGGTGCAGGCCCGTAAAAATAATAAAAAGATCATCCTTGCTGTTTTCGGTAACGGAAGCGGATTGACGAAATTGAACAGCCTTACAATACCAATTCTGTTTAATACAAATACAGATAGTCAGACGCAGAAAAACGCGGCTATGACAATTTTTGGCGGGATCTCCAGTACCGCAAAACTGGATAAGACTTATAGTTTTTATTTTCAAAAGGGAGCCGGTTTCAATACGAATCAAACCAGACTTCAGTATACAGAGGGGCAGAACAGCTCTCTTAATCTAAATAAGCTCACAAAAAAAATAGATGAGATTGCTGCAGAAGCCATCAGCAAACAAGCGACTCCTGGTGCTGTAGTGATGATTATTAAGGATGGACAGGTCATTTTTGAAAAAGGCTACGGATATCACACTTATGACAAAAAGACGCCTACGACTATAGGTAATATTTTTGATCTTGCTTCCGTGAGCAAAATTGCAGGTACAACCCCTGTTATTATGCGTCTTACAGAACAACATGTGATCAATCTGGATAGTACCATAGGAGACTACCTGTATCAGGCACAGGCAACCAATAAAAAGAACATCTCCTTAAGAAGTGTAATGTTGCATGAAGCAGGATTTACTCCCTTTATTCCATTTTACAGAAACCTGAAACCCGGAGATCTGGAACGTCGTTTTTCGGCAAGTCATCAGGTGAAAGTTGCAGATAGCTGTTATCTGCTGAACAATTACTACAGAGATGTGATGTGGCCTGAAATGCTAAATTCTCCGGTCAAGCCGGTCGGCAATTATGTATACAGTGATATCAGTATGTATGTCATGAAAGAAGTTGCAGAGCATCAGACGGGCGTACCTATGCAGGATTATGTACAGAAGAACTTTTATAAGCCGTTGGGTATGAAGACTGCAGGATATCTTCCAAGAGACCGTTTTGCAAAAGAAAATATTATTCCTACAGAGCATGACACTTCTTTTCGTAAAGTCCTTTTACAAGGTTATGTTCATGATCAGGGAGCTGCAATGGCCGGTGGAGTGGCAGGACATGCCGGGCTTTTTGCTACCGCAAATGACCTGGCCATATATGGTCAGTTACTTTTAAACAGAGGAGAGTATGGTGGAAACCGCTATTTTAAAGGAGAAACAGTGGATCTGTTTACCAGCAAACAATCCGCAACGAGCAGACGAGGACTTGGATTTGACCGTTGGGATCCGAATCCAAAAAATGAATATCCTTCTAAAGGTGCAAATAGCTCCGTATATGGACATACCGGATACACCGGTACATGTATCTGGATAGATCCGTCTAATCAGCTTATCTATATTTTCTTATCCAACAGAGTTCACCCGCAGGTTTCATCTAAATTGCTGGACCTGAATATCCGCAGCCGGATTCAGGATGCCATATATGAGACGCTCGATGAAGTAAAGAAATAA